The DNA window CCGGGCGCGCATGTCGCGCCGGAAGTTGCGGTACAGGAACCACTCGAAGACCGGCGCGGTCCAGACCTCGGCGCCCAGGCTCTCGAGTTGCCGGATCAGGTTCTGGTTGCTGAAGGCGTTGGCGCGCACGTAGAACTCGCCGACGATCCCGATGATGGGCTTGCGCTGGGCCCGGTCCACGGCGATGTCCCCAAAGCGGCGGGCGATGCGCCGCATGACGGCAGGCAGGTCCTCCTCGCGCGCGATGGCCTGCCGGATCTCGCGCACACTCACTTCGGCCGCCGCGTCACAGGCCCCCGACTCGGCTTCGTACGGGCGCAGCTCCAGCACAGCCTTGTCCACCATGTCCACGGCCACGAGCCCCCGCCAGCCATTGCGCAGGAACTTGTGGCCCACAATGCCCATCTCGTCGTAGAAGTGGCTGGCCTGGTTGGGCGCGAACATGGGCACATCTTCGTAGCCCAGGTCATCGAGCACCATGCGCTGCAGGGCGTTGTACTGCCCGAAGCGGCACGGCCCGCCCGACCCGCCCATGAAGAAGGCGACCTGGTCGCGCTCGTCCGGGTGGTGCATCATGTACTTGACCATGTCGCCGGTCGTGACGATGCACGGGAAGCACTCTTTCCCGGTCGTGTACTTGCGGCCCCAGTAGAGGGTCTCCTCGTCCGGCTCGGGGAGCACGTCGGCCGGCATGCCACAGGACTCGAAGGCCGCCGCCAGGCCGTGCGCGTGGGCGCTCATGTTCGGGATCAGGACCGTGCGGCGGTTGGCCCCGTCAATGGTGAGGGGGCGGAAGGTGCGCCCGCCGCGGTAAGTGCGGCCCCTGGTCGAGTCCAGACTGTCCAGATAGGCCTCGCAACGGGTGATCATCCCCGCGTCCGCCGAGTGCTCATCTACCTCGATCTGCAGGAAGGGCTTGCCCCCCAGGCGTTCGGCGAAGAAGCGGGAGAGGAAGCTGTCGGGCCCGCAGCCGAAGTTGGTGATGTACACCGCGTGGAGGCGGTCATCGCGCGCGATCATCTCGGCGGCGGCCAGGATCTTGTGGCCATAGCGCCAGTACATGTTGAACCAGTCGCCGGGCAGCTCCACATCGTCGAGCGGCAGGAAATCCATGGGGATGACCAGCTCGCCCATCTCACGGAGCTTGCGGGGGATTTCCAGGTTCGCCCCCGGATCGCAGCCGTTGTAGGCGCGGCTCACGACCACCAGGGCGCGCTGGTCGGGCTGCAAGCCCGCCAGCATCTCCTCCCCGCGCCGCCGCTTGGCCTGCTCGAACGCCTCCTGGGCCGCCGCGGCGGCTTCCAGCGCCCGCTTCAGGTCGGCGGTGTTGCGCCCCAGCTCCCGCGCCACGCCCTGCAGAGCCTCGATCCGGTGCCGCAGGCCCTTCTGCAGGTAGATGACGGGCTGCAGCACCTTCACGCCGGCCGCGGCGAAGTCCACCGACGACTTGCACGAGTAGCACAGGCTCTGCACGTACGGACAGACGAAGCTGTCAGTGGTCTGGGCCTGTTTGCGCTCCAGGTTGACCACGCTGGGCAGCCAGATGTAGTCAATCTCATGCCGCTCCACGAGATTGAGGACATGGCCCAGAGCGACCTTCATCGGGAAACAGGTCTCGGCGACCGACTGCTCGGCGCCCTCGTGGATGATCTTCTTGTTCGTGGGGTCGGAGAGGACGATCTCGCAGCCCAACTCGGTCAGCAATGCCTGCCAGAAGGGGTAGAGTTCGTGGAAGAGCAGGGCCCGAGGGACGCCCACGCGGGGGCCGCCGGTGGCTGAGCCTGAGTTCGCCGGCTGCCCCAGCAGCATCTGCGCCCGCTCGCGGAACAGGTCAGGGGTCGTCGGCTTGGCCTTTCGGCGCCGGTCCACGTCATACTTCTCGCAGCGGCTGCCGTAGTATAGCGGCTCCTCGCCCTCGACCATCACCTTGTTGATCTCGCAATGGTTCGAGCAGTCCTGACACTCGAAGCTCTCGACGGTGTAGTTCCGGCGGCTGAGGTCGAAGCCCTTGAACTTGCTGCCCGCGCCGGTGTCGTGCTCGCGCGCGATGAGCGCGCAGCCCAGCGCGCCGGTGACTTCATTGTGCGCCGGCACGGTGATTGGCTTGCCGGTTACCGCCTCAAAGGCAGCAACGACGGCCTGGTTGAAGGCGGTCCCGCCCTGGAAGAAGATGCGCTCCCCGACGGGCTTGCGGGCCACGACGCGGTTCAAGTAGTTGGTCGCGATGGAGTAGGCCAGCCCCGCGACGAGGTCGGGCACCGGGCTGCCGCTCTGCTGGTGTTTCATCAGCTCGGATTCCATGAACACCGTGCAGCGCTCGCCCAGATCGATCGGCGTCTGGGACTGGAAGGCGAGGCGGGCGAACTCCTCCTTGATGCTGATCCCGAGCTTCTCCGCCTGCTCCTCCAGGAACGAGCCCGTGCCGGCTGCGCAGACCTTGTTCATCTCGAAGTCCACGACCGCGCCGTTGCTCAGGGAGATGTACTTGGAGTCCTGCCCGCCGATCTCGAAGATCGTGTCCACCTGCGGGTCAATCGCCAGCGCCCCCCGCGCCTGGGCCGTGATCTCGTTCTTGACCACATCGGCGCCGATGAAGTCGGCGATCAGGTAGCGGCCCGAGCCCGTGGTGCAGGCGCCCTGGATCTCGACGAGATCGGCCACCTCCTCCCCCACTTCGGCCAGGCCCTGGCGGACGGCCTCGATGGGCCGGCCGGCGGTCATCAGGTAGCGCTTGGACAGCACACGGCCCTCGGCGTCCATGACGACCACATTGGTCGAGATGGAGCCGACATCCACACCCAGGTATGCGGGCGTCTTCTGGCCGGGCGGCGGGGGTGTCACTTCGGCGGGCATGATGACCGACTGGTCCAGCTTCAGAGGCTTGAGGGGGAGCTTCTGGCCGAGGTGGCTGTACTGCGCCAGATCGGACAGACGCGACCAGTTCACCGTCGCGCAAGCTGGCTCAGAGCTGGCCGGGAAGGCGGCGTACACCGCCCCGATGGCGCCCATGCACCCGAAGTGCTCGGGGATGACGAGCTCGGTCTCCGACAGCTCCAGGACCTCGCGCAGTGCCTTCACGATGCCAGCATTGGCCGCGACACCGCCCTGAAAGGAGACGGGCGGCTGAATCCTCGTTGCCGAGCCCACGGTGCTCTTGAAGTTGCGGACCAGCGCGTAGCACAGCCCGGCCACAATGTCCCTGACCGGGGTGGCCTTCTGCTGCAGATGGATCATGTCGCTCTTGGCGAAGACGCTGCAGCGGCCGGCGACGCGCGGGGGGTTCTCACTGGTGACGGCCAGGGCGCCGAAATCCTCGATCGTGAGCCCCAGGCGGGTGGCCTGCTGGTCCAGGAAGGAGCCGGTGCCGGCAGCGCACATGGTGTTCATGGCGAAGTCGGCAACGCCCCCCGGCGCGTCTGCGCCTGCGTCGTCGTCCGCGACGTCCTTCATGATGACCAGCTTGGAGTCCTCGCCGCCGATCTCGATGACCGTGCGGACCTGCGGATAGAGCCGAGCGGTGGCCGCCGCCTGGGCGACGACCTCGTTCACAAAGGGGATCCCGAGAAGAGAAGCGACGACCCGCCCGCCGTTGCCGGTGGCGGCGACGCCGGCGACGCGGCCGGGCCCGAACTCGTCAACGATGGCCTGTAGGGCCTCGGCAGCCTGCTGCATGGGGTGGCCCTTGTGCCTCAGATACTGGGCCCGCAGCACGCGGCCGCTCGGCTCCACCACAGCCACGTCCACGCTCACCGAGCCTACGTCAACACCTACAAACACGTCGGACATTACAGCACACCCCAAGACAGACAGCATGGCGACAGAGGGCCGGGCAAACCCGACGGTATGCCCGGCCCACTGGTGATGCGACAAGCCGGGAGGACTTGCCCCCGACGTCAGTTGCGTAACGTAGCTATTATAGCCGAAGCCAGTTGCCTATGCAAACCGCCCTCGGCGGCGCCCTAGGGCCGGGTCAACTCGTCCTGAAGCCAACGCGCCGTTGCCTTCAGGCGGGCCGCCGCCTCCGGGGCGTCGAGCCGCTGGAGTGGGGCGATGGTCTCCAGGTACCGCCTCCGGCACTCCTCCTGCAGCTCAGCCGGCGCCACAGCCACCTGCAGAGCCCGAATCTCGTCGAAGCTGACGTTCGGCAGGGCCACTCCGTTGAGCAGGCGGTGGATCTGCAGCCAGCCCAGGTCGCACTTCAGGTATAGCATCGCGTAGCACGGGTCTAGTCCGTCCAGGCGGATCAGGTCCACGAAAGAGCCGACGACCGCCGGCGTCTCGTCCAGGAAGACGGCCAGCCGGTTCTTGAGCAGAGACCCCATGCCGGACCGCGCGAAGACAATGTCGCCGGGCTGCAGACGGGCTGAGGGCCGGTCCCACGGGCAGTCGTATGGCACGCGCGTGGCCGTCTGCAGGTCCACTCCCGCCACGCCGATCTGTCCCTGTTGCACGAGCGCCACCCCGTCCGCGGCTTCCGGGGGCCGGCGCCGCGTGATGATCGGGCCGTAGGTGAGGTGAATGATGAAGTCACCCAGGGGGCGCAGGGGGGCGCGGCAGGTCGCCAGCACCGCTGCGTAGGCGGGGTGCCAGTACGCGGGGTCCCCCCGTCGCGCGTACTCGGGATCGTCCTGGCGGGCATAGGTCGTCAGCATCACTGCAGCCGGCGGATCGTGATGGACCAGTCCACGATGTCCACCTGGTTGCGCTCCTCGGCCGTGGCGGGGCCGGTGAGGGTGGAGTCCCCCGAAGTCTCCTGCTCGAACAGCCCCGAGCTGTTGCTGATCGTCTGGTACTGATCGGTCGGGAAGGTCACGTAGCGGTTGCCCAGCCGCCCCAGGCCGTCGTAGGTGTGCTGGTCCGGGTCGGTGATGCTCTCGTCGAAGATCAGCTCGTTGGTGGTGATGACATTGATGCTCAGATCAGGGATGTCGTCACCCAAAGAGGACACGTCCACCGTCGCGCGCAGGATGGTGCCCCCCGACGGCAGCGTGTACTGATACGGCGGCCCCAGGGAGGTGCCCACGGTCGAGAGGTCCTTGCGGACCGTCGCTGTCCCGCCCTGGACGAAGTCGGCGGCCGTGATCGTCCCCCCGGGGATCACCGTGTTACTCGCCCCGTTGACGGTGTTGGCCTGAAGCGTGCCCGTGGTCGTCTCAGTGCTGCCGCTCTCGGGCTCGAAGCGGTTCTGGACCGTGGCGGTGGTCGGCGCGATGGTCAGGGTCTGAGTCCCGGCCTGGGCGGCGTTGAGCGTAAGGGTCAGCCCCAGTCCGGATAGCGAGTCCGCCTGCAGCGCCACGCCCCCGGCGTTCAGGTTGGTGATGACAGACTGCTCGGCGGCGGTCAGCGCGCGCCCGCCCGAGGCGGCCGGGGCAAAGACGACCGACCCGGCCACGACTTCCCCCGCGGCATTGGTCGCCAGCGTCAGCGTTCCGGCCGCCTGGAAGCTCGCGTTGGCCACCGAGGCGACCATGCCCGTGCCCGAGACCGTGACAGCCCCGAAGCTGACGCTCTGGACGGTGAGCGTACTGACCCCGACGGTCGAGCCCGTGGGGGTGCCGCCCACAGCGGTGATGCCGCCGCCCGCGTTGCGCAGTTCGAGCCGGCAGTTCACGCGGAAGAGGGTGTACTGGCCCTGGTGGTACTCAATGTAGTGGGTGAAGGACCCGGTGCCCCAGCCGTTCTCCCAGTACGGCCCGGCGGCGACAGGCACGGGACCGTCATCGCCGTCGTCGCCGTCGGCGTCAATGGGGATGAAGTAGTAGAAGGCGTCGTTGATCGTGCCCGCCATGCGCACGTAGAAATCCACGACGACCGAGGGGGCGCCGCCGCCGGCGCCGCCGTAAGCGCAGCCGCTCAGCGCTACGGCCAGGCTGGCTGCCGCGACCACGAGCGCCACGCGCAGGATGATCTCGGTCCGGGTCCTACCGCCGACTGATGGCACGCTCGATCAACTCCTGAGGGTGTTCCACAAGCACGCGCTGCAGGTCGGTCTCGGCCAGGCCGGCGCACAGCGCCACCCGCTTCGCGAACTCCTCGGTCAGGATGTGCCCGGGCACGTGGGTGTCGCTGTTGACCAGCAGCTTGGCCCCGGCGGCCAGCGCGGTCCGCGCCACGTGGCCGTTACCCAGCGAGTGCCCGTCCTTGGCCGTGACTTCCACAAACACGCCATTGCCCGCGGCGGCCTCGGCAGCCTCGGGCGACAGCAGGCCCGGATGGGCCAACACATCCACATCGGCGCAACTGGCTGCCGCCAGGTTGGTGCCCGGTTCCACCGGCTCCACCGGCGTCTCGCCGTGCACGACCACGTGGTCGGCCCCGAGCGCCTTCGCCTGGGCCGCCAACTCCGCGATGGAAGCTGCCGGCACGTGGGTCAGCTCGACGCCAGCCAGCACCTGGAAGCCCCAGTAGCGCGCGGCCAGCTCGGCATCGCGGCGCACCTCGGCGATGATGCGCTCCATGGTGCTGGCACCGCAGTGATCCGCTATGCCCAGGGCCCCGTACCCGACGACGGTGCATCGCCGAATCAGCTCGATGGGCGACAGCACACCATCGGAGAGGAACGTGTGAGTGTGGAAATCGTAGACCATGCAGGCCTCGTCTCTGGTGGATTGGGCGGGCGACCCGCCCCGCCTGTGGGAGCGGTCACCGACCGCGACCCAGCGCTGCTACTTGCCAGTCAGCCACCGCACGGCATTCACCAGCAGCCCCTGGAACCACTCGCTCGAGTTGGGCTGCTCCTTGGGCCCCGGGGGCAGGAGGGTCGAGGCGTCCAGCACGACGATCCGCCCCTCCCGGAACTCGTGGGCGCTCGCCACGACTTCCTCGCCCACCGTGGCCAGCGGCCAGGCGGCGAAGGCCCAGACTGCGCCACCGGCGCCGACGCGCCCCGGCTGCCCCATCCCCTCGGTGATCGGGTGGTGCTTGAGCACCCCCTGGCCGGCGGGACGCCCCAGGGTGAAGCTGATACCGAACTCGCCGAGGGCCCGGTTGAGTGCCGACACACGCTTCGCCGGGCTCTTGGCTCCGTCGTCGAAGCCCAGGGCCAGCAGGGAGCCGCCGAAGCTCACATAGTCGGCCAGCGCGGCCGTCTCCGCCTCGTCGAAGTCCCGGTGCGAGCCGAGGACGACGAGGGCCGGACGGCCCTGCAGCACCTCGGCCAGCGTGTGCGTGTCCTTCTCATACCGCAGCGGCTCCACGGGCAGGCCCACGGCCCCGAGCTGGCGCCCGAGGACACCGACGACGCCCTGCCACGGCTCAGTCTCCGGTAGGTCCACGACCGCCTTCTGGGTCAGATCGGCGGCGGCGGCGGGCTCGGTGGCGGCTTGACCGGCGCCGATGCCCCCATTGGGCGGCGCCAGGCCCTGACCAGCGGCCCAGGCGATGGCCTGTGCCAAGAGCCGCGCCTGTGGCGATCCGGGAGCGCGCGACGCATCGTCCATGGCCACGAGCGGCTGCGCCAGCACCACCACGCGCCCCTTGCCCACCGTTCCGGCCACGGCCACCGGACTGCCGTCGAGCAGGGCGATCGGCTCGAGGGCGTCGGCAACAAAGGCGCCACGCGTGGTCCGCGCGGGCAGGTCAGTGATGTCGCTCGTGACCGCGTGGGGCAGCAGCTTGAGCTCCTGTCCCGGCCCCTGGATCGGGCCAATCCGCACCTCGAACCGGCGCAAGAACTCGTTGTTGGCGTCGCGCTCGTCACGCGACATGGTCGCGACGAACACCAGGCCACCGCCGCTGCGCACAAACTCCCCGAAGTCGAGCTTGGTCTCCTTCAGGAGCTTGGCTCCGGTGCCGACGACGAGTGCCGCCGGCGGGCGGTCGTGCTGTGCCGGCTCGTGCACCTTGAGCCACCAGATGTCGTACTGCGGCTGCAGCGCCGTGTAGGCGGCCTTCACCGCCGGAGACACCGGGCCGTCCGTTGGCAACTCCATCAGGAGCAGCGGCCGGTCGGCGCCCCAGGCCCCCGTGAGCGCGCCCAGGCACAGGGCCGTCAGCACTAACACCGTCAGCGATGGTCCGGGTCTCATAAGGCAGCCTCCCTCAGGCCGGTCGGAGGACGACCGGTTGCTGGGTGCGAAGTGACTCATGGATGGCTTCACACACCTCGACGGCCGCCCGGGCATCGGCCGGCGAGATCATCGGCTCGCGTCCCTGCCGGACGCAGTCGGCAAAATGCTCAAGTTGCGTGCGCAGCGCCCCGTACTGCAGGTCGTTCAGGATCGGCCCATAGGTCACGTCCGGGCGGCTGACGCGCTCCGCGCCGGACACCTCCAGCCCCTCTCCCCCGACGCGCACCGCCACCCGCCCCCGGCTCCCCACGACCTCCAGCCGGGCGTCGAGGGTGCTCGCCACGCCCTCGGGAACGACCCAACACGTCTCCAGGCATCCCACGGCCCCGTTGGCGTACTTCAGCACGGTGAAGATCGAGTCCTCGCACCCCAGGTCGGTGAGGACCTTGCTCGCGCTCTCGGCGTAGACGCGCACGACCTCGCTGCCGCAGAACCAGCGCATGAGGTCGAGATCGTGCGCCCCCAGGAAGAACGCCACCGAAGTGCGCGAGCCGATGCGCCGTCCTGAGGATACCACATTGTTGCGCCGCCCGAACACCTGCACGACATCCCCCACCTCGCCCGCGTCAATCGCCTGCTTGGCCACCTGGTAGCGCGGGTCGAAGCGCACTACATGTCCGACCATCAGGAGGACGCCGTTGTTCCGACAGGCCTCGATGATCGTGTCGGCCTCGGCCACCGAGGTGGCCAGCGGCTTCTCCACCAGAATGTGCTTCCCCGCCGCCGCAGCCGCCACACACGGCGCGACATGAAGCTGGTCGTCGGTGCAGATACTGACGAGATCGAGCCCCGGCAGGGCCAGCAGTTCCTCCAGCGACCCACACGCCTGGCAGTCCAGTGTGCCCGCCCACTCCTGCGTCCGCTCCGGCACGATATCATAGACGCCCAGCAGGTGGGTCTGCGGCAGCTCCTTCCAGATGCGGGCATGACGCTGTCCCATCATGCCCAGACCGATGACGGCAGCTTTGAGTCCATTGGGCATTCTGCTCAACTCCTCCGGATCTGGCTGGTTGGGGCACGCTGCAGCCGGGTTGGTTTGCCCGGCGTCCCGGTTGGCCGACAGCCGTACTCAGCGACGCGGCGGGCGCGTATGCGGACAACAACTAGTAGGTGGCGCTGTTACTGCCCTCGTACGAGGCGCCGGCTGCCGCCAGGTACGCGCGCGCGTAGTTGGCGCGTTCGGCAACCCGTTCCCCTTCCTTCTCTAGCGAAAGATACACCTTGAAGTAATAGACCGCGCTGTCCTGCTGCCCTACGGTCGCGTATGCATATGCCAGCACCCACGTGCTGTCGGCCGAACTGGGCTTCAACGTGACCGCGTACCTCAGTTCACGGATGGCCTCCTCGGTGCGGCCCG is part of the bacterium genome and encodes:
- a CDS encoding acyl-CoA dehydratase activase codes for the protein MSDVFVGVDVGSVSVDVAVVEPSGRVLRAQYLRHKGHPMQQAAEALQAIVDEFGPGRVAGVAATGNGGRVVASLLGIPFVNEVVAQAAATARLYPQVRTVIEIGGEDSKLVIMKDVADDDAGADAPGGVADFAMNTMCAAGTGSFLDQQATRLGLTIEDFGALAVTSENPPRVAGRCSVFAKSDMIHLQQKATPVRDIVAGLCYALVRNFKSTVGSATRIQPPVSFQGGVAANAGIVKALREVLELSETELVIPEHFGCMGAIGAVYAAFPASSEPACATVNWSRLSDLAQYSHLGQKLPLKPLKLDQSVIMPAEVTPPPPGQKTPAYLGVDVGSISTNVVVMDAEGRVLSKRYLMTAGRPIEAVRQGLAEVGEEVADLVEIQGACTTGSGRYLIADFIGADVVKNEITAQARGALAIDPQVDTIFEIGGQDSKYISLSNGAVVDFEMNKVCAAGTGSFLEEQAEKLGISIKEEFARLAFQSQTPIDLGERCTVFMESELMKHQQSGSPVPDLVAGLAYSIATNYLNRVVARKPVGERIFFQGGTAFNQAVVAAFEAVTGKPITVPAHNEVTGALGCALIAREHDTGAGSKFKGFDLSRRNYTVESFECQDCSNHCEINKVMVEGEEPLYYGSRCEKYDVDRRRKAKPTTPDLFRERAQMLLGQPANSGSATGGPRVGVPRALLFHELYPFWQALLTELGCEIVLSDPTNKKIIHEGAEQSVAETCFPMKVALGHVLNLVERHEIDYIWLPSVVNLERKQAQTTDSFVCPYVQSLCYSCKSSVDFAAAGVKVLQPVIYLQKGLRHRIEALQGVARELGRNTADLKRALEAAAAAQEAFEQAKRRRGEEMLAGLQPDQRALVVVSRAYNGCDPGANLEIPRKLREMGELVIPMDFLPLDDVELPGDWFNMYWRYGHKILAAAEMIARDDRLHAVYITNFGCGPDSFLSRFFAERLGGKPFLQIEVDEHSADAGMITRCEAYLDSLDSTRGRTYRGGRTFRPLTIDGANRRTVLIPNMSAHAHGLAAAFESCGMPADVLPEPDEETLYWGRKYTTGKECFPCIVTTGDMVKYMMHHPDERDQVAFFMGGSGGPCRFGQYNALQRMVLDDLGYEDVPMFAPNQASHFYDEMGIVGHKFLRNGWRGLVAVDMVDKAVLELRPYEAESGACDAAAEVSVREIRQAIAREEDLPAVMRRIARRFGDIAVDRAQRKPIIGIVGEFYVRANAFSNQNLIRQLESLGAEVWTAPVFEWFLYRNFRRDMRARLDGDWKLVLKNKITDGVMRRDEAALARAMHGLLDNAEEPATDDVLEMAAPYVDKSFEGEAIMTVGKAVDFARKGLSGLVAVMPFTCMPGTVSNAILKRVREDEDGIPFLNMVYDGLEQSTALTRLEAFVHQAAEYARRVRNGLAETG
- a CDS encoding histidinol phosphate phosphatase domain-containing protein gives rise to the protein MVYDFHTHTFLSDGVLSPIELIRRCTVVGYGALGIADHCGASTMERIIAEVRRDAELAARYWGFQVLAGVELTHVPAASIAELAAQAKALGADHVVVHGETPVEPVEPGTNLAAASCADVDVLAHPGLLSPEAAEAAAGNGVFVEVTAKDGHSLGNGHVARTALAAGAKLLVNSDTHVPGHILTEEFAKRVALCAGLAETDLQRVLVEHPQELIERAISRR
- a CDS encoding Gfo/Idh/MocA family oxidoreductase gives rise to the protein MPNGLKAAVIGLGMMGQRHARIWKELPQTHLLGVYDIVPERTQEWAGTLDCQACGSLEELLALPGLDLVSICTDDQLHVAPCVAAAAAGKHILVEKPLATSVAEADTIIEACRNNGVLLMVGHVVRFDPRYQVAKQAIDAGEVGDVVQVFGRRNNVVSSGRRIGSRTSVAFFLGAHDLDLMRWFCGSEVVRVYAESASKVLTDLGCEDSIFTVLKYANGAVGCLETCWVVPEGVASTLDARLEVVGSRGRVAVRVGGEGLEVSGAERVSRPDVTYGPILNDLQYGALRTQLEHFADCVRQGREPMISPADARAAVEVCEAIHESLRTQQPVVLRPA